From the genome of Opitutales bacterium:
CCATGCGCGAAAGAACTGTATGCCAGCGCTCAGGATTAATGCCCGTTTGGGCTGCAAATGCTTGTTCAAATTGAGCGACTAGGCTCATGCAATCTCCCATTTGTATGAATAATCGGATAGCATTTCGCAGCCATCTTGTGTCACACGCACGACGTCCTCAATACGGCAACCGCCTAAGCCTGGATAATATAGACCTGGCTCAATGGTAACCACCATACCTGCCTTGAGCGGACCGCCACCTGGAGAGACGCGCGGCCCCTCATGCACTTCGAGACCCAAGCCATGCCCTGTTCCGTGAAAGAACCCTTGATAGGTCCCACCGACCTGCTTCGTTTCATAGCCTTTCTCGTCAAACACGCGCACAACTTCCTGGTGTATCGAATGGCCGTGGACACGCGCACGCACGGTAGCCAACGCGGCTTTCTGTGCTTTACGAACCGTTTTCACTAAACGTTTCTGTTCCTTGCTAGCCTTTCCTTTTAAATAAGTCCGCGTCATATCACCATGGTAACATGTCGCGGACACACGCGGGAAAATGTCCACAATTATGAGCTCATTGGCAAAAAGCGGCCCAGAGCCGCGCTCATGGGGATCACACGCCTGGTCACCCCCAGCAACGATGGTATTCGAAGCTACGCCACCGTGGTCCAAGATCGCTTTGGCTATGGCTGTCTGGACTCGCTCAGAAGTCAGCACGTCACCTTCATAGACAAGGCGCCCCTTTTTGTCTGCTCGTGCACGTTTGAGCATCGACTCAAACAGTTTAAACCCAACCGAGCTCAAAGCATTACCAGCTTTAATGGCAGCGGCCTGTTCATCGTTTTTGAGCAAGCGGTCTGGAAAAAAGGGAGCATCGTCAACTTCGATATGAATCCCCTGCTTCTCGATGCCCCGTGCCATTCCCAAAGGAAAATCTTGGGGCACACGATAAGTGCTGATGTTTTCCTTATTTGCGAGATATACAGCACAGTCAGCAGGTGTCGGTTTTTTGATACCCAAAGCGCTTTCGGTTTCTTTCCGAAGCTCCATCAAGTTCAGTATATCTGTGAACCCTGATTGTTTCTTAGCTCGCCCGATCTCCAATGGACTCAAGACCCCAATGCGCCTACGCCCGACTCCTATGGCTAAAAACGGATCAGGTGCGTGAAATTCACCAAAATAGAGGATGTCCGCATTGGTTTCCGGATTGGCATAAAGAAGGATAGCTGTTCTGCTTTTAGGCATTTCGGACATGGTCTTCACTAAATCCAAGGGCTCAAACAATGCACCCCTATTTTATCCTGATCAACAAGGTCGTTCTGTGTTTTTCGATTTTGGCACTCGGTGCATGTCGCGAATCA
Proteins encoded in this window:
- a CDS encoding aminopeptidase P family protein, translating into MPKSRTAILLYANPETNADILYFGEFHAPDPFLAIGVGRRRIGVLSPLEIGRAKKQSGFTDILNLMELRKETESALGIKKPTPADCAVYLANKENISTYRVPQDFPLGMARGIEKQGIHIEVDDAPFFPDRLLKNDEQAAAIKAGNALSSVGFKLFESMLKRARADKKGRLVYEGDVLTSERVQTAIAKAILDHGGVASNTIVAGGDQACDPHERGSGPLFANELIIVDIFPRVSATCYHGDMTRTYLKGKASKEQKRLVKTVRKAQKAALATVRARVHGHSIHQEVVRVFDEKGYETKQVGGTYQGFFHGTGHGLGLEVHEGPRVSPGGGPLKAGMVVTIEPGLYYPGLGGCRIEDVVRVTQDGCEMLSDYSYKWEIA